Proteins from one Epinephelus moara isolate mb chromosome 1, YSFRI_EMoa_1.0, whole genome shotgun sequence genomic window:
- the si:ch211-122f10.4 gene encoding cathepsin A-like, which produces MSAGGLLVCLLAVFQLGSRAQYAPDEVTHLPGMAFKPNYRQWSGYLQARPGKFLHYWFVTSQRDPVKDPLVLWLNGGPGCSSLDGFLSENGPFHVNDNGATLYENNFSWNKIANVLYLESPAGVGYSYSDDQKYATDDDQVADDNYKALQSFFTKFPNFTQNEFFIFGESYGGIYAPTLSLRVATGTAKINFKGFAVGNGLSSFALNDQSLIYFGYYHGLFGEDLWRDLNINCCDKGTCNFYNSSSDMCTTLVMVAFGIVYNSGLNEYALYLDCEGGRRSYRSYERTMTHLFRKYRKHSHIHEVSDGTPSSVSLGEVPPCINSTAQMNWLNRGDVRKALHIPDTLPPWDICSDVVGEQYTNLYPTVKEVYLKLLPLGLRALVYNGDTDMACNFLGDQWFVEDLGMKATTRYKTWLYDDQIAGFYQQFGNITFLTVKGAGHMVPQWAPGPAFHMFQSFLTNGSY; this is translated from the exons ATGTCGGCTGGGGGCTTGTTGGTGTGTTTGCTGGCCGTGTTTCAGCTCGGCTCGCGGGCTCAGTACGCTCCTGATGAGGTCACTCACCTGCCAGGTATGGCGTTCAAACCCAACTATCGACAGTGGTCGGGATACCTCCAGGCACGGCCCGGGAAGTTCCTACATTATTG GTTTGTGACTTCTCAGAGGGACCCGGTCAAAGACCCTCTGGTGCTCTGGCTGAATGGAGGCCCAGGCTGCAGCTCACTGGATGGTTTCCTGTCAGAGAATGGACCATTTCAT GTAAATGATAATGGGGCCACACTGTATGAGAACAATTTCAGCTGGAACAAGATCGCCAATGTGCTGTACCTGGAATCTCCTGCAGGAGTGGGATATTCCTACTCTGATGACCAGAAGTACGCCACCGATGATGACCAG GTCGCTGATGATAACTACAAAGCCCTGCAGAGTTTCTTCACCAAGTTCCCAAACTTCACTCAGAATGAGTTCTTCATCTTTGGCGAAAGTTACGGTGGAATTTATGCACCAACGCTCAGCCTGCGCGTGGCTACTGGAACCGCCAAAATCAACTTCAAG GGCTTTGCAGTGGGAAATGGCCTCAGCAGCTTCGCTCTCAATGACCAGTCTTTGATCTACTTTGGTTACTATCACGGACTCTTTGGAGAGGA TTTGTGGCGTGACCTGAACATAAATTGCTGTGACAAGGGAACCTGCAACTTCTACAACTCCAGTTCAGACATGTGCACGACTCTG GTGATGGTGGCCTTTGGCATTGTGTATAACAGCGGACTCAATGAGTATGCCCTTTACTTGGATTGTGAGGGTGGCAGAAGGTCCTACAGAAGCTACGAGAGGACCATGACTCACCTGTTTAGGAAGTACAGAAAACACTCTCACATCCACGAG GTTTCAGATGGAACAccttcctctgtgtctctgggTGAAGTGCCTCCCTGCATCAACAGTACAGCTCAGATGAACTGGCTGAACAGAGGCGACGTGAGGAAAGCTTTACACATTCCAGATACACTGCCACCCTGGGACATCTGCAG tgaTGTCGTTGGGGAGCAGTACACCAACCTGTACCCAACAGTGAAGGAGGTGTATCTAAAGCTGCTCCCTCTGGGCCTGAGGGCGCTCGTCTACAACGGAGACACTGACATGGCCTGCAACTTCCTGGGAGACCAGTGGTTTGTGGAAGACCTCGGCATGAAG GCAACCACTAGGTACAAGACCTGGCTTTATGATGACCAGATTGCTGGTTTCTACCAACAGTTCGGAAACATCACTTTCCTGACAGTCAAG GGTGCAGGTCACATGGTTCCTCAGTGGGCTCCGGGTCCAGCTTTCCACATGTTCCAGTCTTTCCTAACAAATGGCTCATACTGA
- the slc38a7 gene encoding sodium-coupled neutral amino acid transporter 7 — protein sequence MAINTDVEDWGAVGSNDSGERAWLLQSPSVDSVRHLETDTDRSGGVSSWAAVFIVVNAALGAGLLNFPAAFSMAGGVTAGVMLQMFMLIFIISGLVILGYCSQVSNESTYQEVVRATCGKVTGVLCEVAIAVYTFGTCIAFFIVIGDQLDRLMDAVNVDTADPVSGNWYTDRKFTICVTAFLIILPLSIPKEIGFQKYASALSVMGTWYVTIVVIIKYIWPSKNMTPGHIPDGSASWTAVFNAMPTICFGFQCHVSCVPVFNSMRRKEIKPWGIVVTFSMIICLFVYTGTGVCGFLTFGSNVSQDVLMSYPPDDIAVAIARAFIVICVITSYPILHFCGRAVIEGLWLRFQGEQVEVCVRREQRRRILQTLVWFTVTLVLALFIPDIGRVISLIGGLAACFIFVFPGLCLMQAKLSETDSRTASWHGLVIFGVVMVTIGAFIFGLTTSNSIYKDIVS from the exons ATGGCGATTAACACTGATGTCGAGGACTGGGGCGCAGTTGGGAGTAATGACTCAGGGGAAAGGGCGTGGCTCTTGCAGAGCCCCAGCGTGGATTCTGTCCGGCATCttgagacagacacagatagGAGCGGGGGGGTGTCGTCTTGGGCAGCGGTCTTCATTGTAGTGAACGCAGCACTGGGAGCTGGTCTGCTCAATTTCCCTGCAGCCTTCAGTATGGCAGGAGGAGTGACTGCAGGAGTTATGCTTCAAATG TTTATGCTGATCTTCATAATCAGTGGACTGGTGATCCTGGGCTACTGCTCCCAG GTCAGTAATGAAAGCACCTATCAAGAGGTTGTGCGGGCCACCTGTGGGAAAGTGACAGGAGTCCTATGTGAAGTGGCCATTGCTGTGTACACCTTTGGCACTTGTATTGcgttctttattgtcattggaGACCAGCTGGATCGCT TGATGGATGCAGTGAATGTTGACACAGCTGATCCAGTCAGTGGCAATTGGTACACTGACCGCAAGTTTACCATCTGTGTTACTGCATTCCTGATTATTCTTCCTCTCTCCATCCCCAAAGAGATTGGCTTTCAGAAGTATGCGAG CGCACTGAGTGTGATGGGAACCTGGTATGTGACCATCGTGGTCATCATAAAGTACATCTGGCCAAGTAAAAATATGACTCCGGGCCACATTCCTGACGG TTCTGCTTCCTGGACTGCAGTTTTCAATGCAATGCCCACCATTTGCTTTGGTTTCCAG TGCCACGTCAGCTGTGTGCCGGTGTTCAACAGCATGCGCAGAAAAGAGATTAAACCTTGGGGAATTGTGGTCACTTTTAGCATGATCATCTGCCTCTTCGTCTACACAGGGACAG GTGTCTGTGGCTTCCTGACATTTGGCTCCAATGTCAGTCAGGATGTGTTGATGTCGTACCCTCCGGATGATATTGCTGTGGCCATCGCGAGAGCTTTTATTGTCATCTGTGTCATCACCTCCTACCCCATCTTACACTTCTGTGGCAG GGCAGTCATAGAAGGACTTTGGCTGCGTTTTCAAGGCGAGcaggtggaggtgtgtgtgcgccgtgagcagaggaggagaatccTGCAGACACTGGTGTGGTTTACTGTCACCCTTGTCCTCGCCCTCTTCATCCCAGATATTGGTCGGGTGATCTCGCTGATCGGAGGATTGGCAGCCTGCTTTATCTTTGTCTTCCCAG GTTTGTGTTTGATGCAAGCCAAGCTGTCAGAGACAGATAGCCGAACTGCAAG CTGGCATGGATTGGTGATCTTCGGTGTTGTCATGGTTACGATTGGAGCTTTCATCTTTGGTCTCACCACGTCCAACTCCATCTATAAAGACATTGTCAGCTAA